A portion of the Acidisarcina polymorpha genome contains these proteins:
- a CDS encoding Uma2 family endonuclease codes for MSTATRVPVEVYLRSSYEPDAEYVDGEIEERAVGEVDHAAWQAAIQRWFFAHDREWNIAVLPELRVQVSPTRFRIPDVTVLDIDRPAEQVITHPPIAVFEVLSPEDTVLKIRRKLADYAKMGIPQIWVIDPEDGASLRYLDGELLRQEVFDEAARGISFRIEEIGKLVRR; via the coding sequence GTGTCGACTGCAACGCGCGTGCCGGTCGAGGTTTACCTCCGCTCCTCCTACGAGCCCGATGCCGAATATGTGGATGGTGAAATTGAGGAGAGGGCCGTGGGAGAGGTCGATCATGCTGCATGGCAGGCGGCGATTCAACGCTGGTTTTTTGCCCATGACCGGGAGTGGAACATAGCCGTTCTGCCTGAACTGCGGGTACAAGTGTCTCCGACACGGTTCCGAATTCCCGATGTCACCGTTCTCGATATTGATCGACCGGCGGAGCAGGTGATCACTCATCCGCCGATCGCTGTTTTCGAGGTGCTCTCGCCGGAGGACACGGTGCTCAAGATCCGGCGCAAGCTGGCCGACTATGCAAAGATGGGCATTCCGCAGATATGGGTCATTGATCCAGAAGATGGCGCGAGCCTTCGCTATCTCGATGGAGAGCTGCTGAGGCAGGAAGTCTTCGACGAGGCTGCGCGGGGTATTTCGTTCCGCATTGAGGAGATTGGGAAGCTGGTTCGGCGGTAG
- a CDS encoding DEAD/DEAH box helicase, translated as MTQFNDFQISAPLKKRLASCNFTIPTPVQEGAIPPALEGRDVLATAQTGTGKTLSFLIPVIEKLQATQSRSASALILLPTRELAMQVEQTFRTLTQGSSLTVALVVGGLAEGPQIQAIRRGARLIVATPGRLEDYIKRRMVKLNEVQILVLDEVDRMLDMGFKPAIKRIAGELPADRQTLCYSATLDAAIKEVVRDYLKNPVRVEIGSILKPAENVRLQTFEVTSDKKQELLEHLLKSEEGSFLVFVRTKHGAERVAQRLTRSGHGATSIHGDRTQAQRSAALKSFAKGGHRILVATDVAARGLDVDHIAHVVNYDMPKVAEDFVHRVGRTGRASKKGVASTFAQPDERGDLKKIERVLKISMERFRVKPNMGIGSATYPTSAHA; from the coding sequence TTGACTCAATTTAATGATTTTCAAATTTCTGCTCCGCTGAAGAAGCGTCTGGCCAGCTGTAACTTCACCATCCCCACTCCAGTCCAGGAGGGCGCCATTCCTCCAGCCCTCGAAGGTCGCGACGTCCTGGCGACTGCGCAAACCGGTACCGGTAAGACTCTAAGCTTCCTCATTCCGGTCATCGAGAAGCTGCAAGCGACGCAGAGCCGGAGCGCTTCGGCGCTGATCCTGCTGCCCACCCGCGAGCTGGCAATGCAGGTCGAGCAAACCTTTCGCACCCTGACTCAGGGCAGTTCGCTTACCGTCGCGCTTGTGGTTGGCGGTCTCGCGGAAGGACCCCAGATTCAAGCGATCCGTCGCGGAGCGCGGCTGATCGTGGCGACTCCCGGCCGGCTCGAGGATTACATCAAGCGTCGCATGGTCAAGCTCAACGAAGTACAGATTCTGGTGCTCGACGAGGTCGACCGCATGCTGGACATGGGCTTCAAACCGGCGATCAAGCGGATTGCTGGGGAACTGCCTGCCGACCGGCAGACGCTCTGCTACTCCGCGACTCTCGATGCGGCGATTAAAGAAGTCGTTCGCGACTACCTGAAGAATCCCGTTCGGGTGGAGATCGGTTCGATTCTGAAGCCGGCCGAGAATGTCCGTCTCCAGACTTTTGAAGTGACCTCGGACAAAAAGCAGGAACTACTCGAGCATCTCTTGAAGAGCGAGGAAGGCAGCTTCCTGGTCTTTGTTCGCACCAAGCATGGCGCCGAACGCGTCGCCCAGCGGTTGACCCGCTCGGGACACGGTGCAACCAGCATTCATGGCGATCGCACTCAGGCCCAACGGAGCGCGGCACTGAAGAGCTTCGCTAAGGGCGGCCACCGGATTCTGGTGGCGACCGATGTCGCGGCCCGCGGCTTGGATGTCGACCACATTGCGCATGTCGTGAACTACGACATGCCGAAGGTAGCCGAGGACTTCGTCCATCGCGTCGGAAGAACCGGACGCGCCTCGAAGAAGGGCGTAGCTTCGACCTTCGCGCAGCCGGACGAACGCGGCGATCTGAAGAAGATTGAGCGCGTCCTCAAGATTTCGATGGAGCGTTTTCGAGTGAAGCCGAATATGGGCATTGGATCGGCCACTTACCCGACTTCCGCGCACGCATAA
- a CDS encoding ATP-binding protein, which translates to MLNPAASADSALLLTEEFLVFATVVGSIATLPTFIEFISEVRKRRERIYLSLEDVPVNTLNPRLAGMDALITSIADLIDRARNPAEYKDLKIGNEVLIIGPIQSGKKSLAERIALMAGMERLVTVYNPRDSDALAKAKSIVRGYKSKKVMLLLPRIDLAYKESDPDVLTELDALIETTSERQNVLVVATTVTFEANSDLDNLFGIKLTLPGAEVTHGDNREIPEDARQMLAEVAVFYLKEAQRQGFRLQGMTEDQFRSRVLESAINPAEIEDIVVLCQTTALYRRRTRQASDLIFTREILETAISRVAAE; encoded by the coding sequence ATGCTCAACCCAGCGGCATCGGCAGACTCGGCGCTCCTGCTTACAGAGGAATTCCTGGTCTTCGCCACGGTCGTCGGGTCGATCGCCACCCTGCCCACTTTCATCGAATTCATCTCGGAAGTCCGCAAGCGGCGGGAGCGGATCTATCTCAGCCTGGAAGACGTGCCCGTCAATACGCTCAACCCGAGACTGGCCGGGATGGACGCGCTCATCACCAGCATCGCCGATCTGATCGACCGCGCCAGAAATCCCGCTGAATATAAAGACCTGAAGATCGGCAACGAAGTGCTGATCATCGGCCCCATCCAGAGCGGTAAGAAGAGCCTTGCCGAACGCATTGCCTTGATGGCCGGGATGGAGCGCCTCGTCACTGTCTACAACCCGCGCGATTCTGACGCCCTGGCCAAGGCGAAGAGCATCGTTCGCGGGTATAAATCCAAGAAAGTAATGCTGCTCTTGCCTCGCATCGATCTGGCCTATAAAGAGAGCGATCCCGACGTGCTGACGGAACTCGATGCACTCATCGAGACGACCTCGGAACGGCAGAATGTGCTGGTGGTTGCCACCACCGTGACCTTCGAAGCCAACAGCGATCTCGACAACCTCTTCGGGATCAAACTCACCCTCCCAGGAGCCGAGGTCACACACGGCGACAATCGCGAGATCCCCGAGGACGCTCGCCAGATGCTCGCCGAAGTTGCGGTTTTCTACCTGAAAGAAGCGCAGCGGCAAGGATTTCGGCTTCAAGGGATGACCGAAGATCAGTTCCGCTCCCGGGTGCTCGAATCAGCCATCAATCCCGCGGAGATCGAAGACATCGTGGTCCTCTGTCAGACCACAGCGCTCTACCGCCGCCGCACCCGCCAGGCCTCCGATCTTATCTTCACCAGAGAGATCCTGGAGACGGCCATCTCTCGGGTTGCGGCCGAATAG
- a CDS encoding 5' nucleotidase, NT5C type has translation MPDEHQERAKAYLHSDDFFGDLPVIPDSQRVIASLTEKYEVFIATAAMEFPTSFPGKYQWLQRHFPFLSPMRFVFCGDKSILNADYLIDDQPLHFRHFRGEGILFSAPHNHGVEGYRRVSSWREVEQLFLPA, from the coding sequence TTGCCGGACGAGCATCAGGAACGGGCCAAGGCGTATCTACATAGCGACGATTTCTTTGGCGACCTGCCGGTGATTCCTGATAGTCAGCGCGTGATCGCTTCGTTAACGGAGAAATACGAGGTGTTCATCGCCACGGCGGCGATGGAGTTCCCCACTTCTTTCCCCGGGAAATATCAATGGCTGCAGCGTCACTTTCCTTTTCTCAGTCCGATGCGTTTTGTTTTTTGCGGGGACAAGAGCATCCTGAATGCGGATTACTTGATCGACGACCAGCCGCTGCACTTCCGCCACTTCCGCGGCGAGGGCATCCTGTTTTCCGCGCCCCATAATCACGGAGTCGAGGGGTATCGTCGAGTCTCGAGCTGGCGAGAAGTCGAACAGCTTTTCCTTCCCGCTTAA
- the trpE gene encoding anthranilate synthase component I encodes MAVSPHSQPPTLPARTDFESLAKTHNLVPVYRSLTADLETPVSAFLHLAADEPECFMFESVEGGERVGRYTFIGIRPYKKIVACGTLIEVTEAGKTTSFDGDVFKLLKDALSGQSAARVAGLPPFTAGAVGFFAYDVVRQIEQLPATAQDDLGMPDACLMFFDEVLAFDHVRKAILLIVTADLSRMKPKAAYLDAVARLDRLEKKLAQPLPKPKRRKALGKLTVKASSRKKDFLAAVTASKEYIAAGDIFQVVLSQRFEVEPDVDPFSIYRSLRIVNPSPYMYFLRVGLKKPAPDGKPTKSKPEPTYIIGSSPELLVRVKQRNVEYRPIAGTRPRSLDEDEDRRIGEELLADEKERAEHVMLVDLGRNDVGRVSEFSTVHVKDFMFIERYSHVMHLVSAIEGKLRDELTPVDAFRACFPAGTLSGAPKIRAMEIIEELEPTRRGIYGGSILYADFSGNLDSCIAIRTLLLKGKKGYIQAGAGIVADSVPEKEFEESVNKAKAVVTAIERARG; translated from the coding sequence ATGGCAGTTTCCCCGCACTCGCAGCCTCCCACTCTTCCCGCACGCACAGACTTCGAAAGCCTGGCCAAAACTCACAATCTAGTCCCCGTCTATCGGAGCCTCACCGCCGATCTTGAAACCCCGGTCTCGGCCTTTCTCCACCTCGCTGCCGATGAGCCGGAATGCTTCATGTTCGAATCCGTCGAGGGCGGCGAGCGCGTCGGCCGCTACACCTTCATTGGCATCCGGCCTTATAAAAAAATAGTTGCCTGTGGTACCTTGATCGAAGTGACGGAAGCTGGCAAGACCACGTCCTTCGATGGCGACGTCTTCAAGCTGCTGAAAGATGCATTGAGCGGCCAGAGTGCGGCCAGGGTCGCCGGGTTACCCCCATTCACCGCCGGTGCAGTCGGATTCTTCGCCTATGATGTAGTGCGCCAGATCGAGCAGCTGCCGGCAACCGCTCAGGATGACCTGGGCATGCCCGATGCATGCCTGATGTTCTTCGACGAAGTGTTGGCCTTCGACCACGTTCGCAAGGCCATTTTGCTGATCGTCACCGCCGACCTCTCTCGCATGAAGCCAAAGGCCGCCTACCTCGACGCGGTCGCACGGCTCGATCGGCTCGAAAAGAAGCTCGCCCAGCCCTTGCCGAAGCCAAAGCGCCGGAAGGCCCTCGGAAAACTTACCGTCAAAGCCAGCAGCAGGAAAAAGGATTTCCTCGCCGCCGTAACCGCCTCCAAGGAATACATCGCCGCCGGGGATATCTTCCAGGTAGTGCTCTCGCAACGCTTTGAGGTCGAGCCCGATGTCGATCCGTTCTCGATCTATCGCTCGCTGCGAATCGTGAATCCATCCCCCTACATGTACTTCCTGCGGGTTGGACTGAAGAAGCCGGCGCCAGACGGTAAGCCGACGAAATCCAAGCCGGAACCGACCTACATCATCGGCTCCTCCCCGGAGCTGCTCGTCCGGGTCAAGCAACGGAATGTCGAATATCGTCCCATTGCCGGAACTCGCCCCCGCTCACTCGATGAGGACGAAGACAGACGGATCGGCGAAGAGCTGCTTGCCGACGAAAAAGAGCGGGCCGAACATGTCATGCTGGTCGATCTGGGCCGGAACGACGTTGGCCGCGTGAGCGAATTCTCGACCGTCCATGTGAAGGACTTCATGTTCATCGAGCGCTATTCGCACGTCATGCACTTGGTGAGCGCCATCGAAGGCAAACTTCGCGATGAGCTCACACCCGTCGATGCCTTCCGCGCCTGCTTTCCTGCCGGGACGCTCTCCGGCGCTCCCAAAATTCGCGCCATGGAGATCATCGAAGAGCTTGAACCCACCCGCCGCGGCATCTACGGCGGCAGCATCCTCTACGCCGACTTCTCCGGCAACTTAGATAGCTGCATCGCCATCCGGACGCTGTTACTCAAGGGAAAGAAAGGCTACATCCAAGCAGGAGCCGGAATCGTCGCCGACTCCGTGCCCGAGAAGGAATTTGAGGAGTCGGTAAATAAAGCGAAGGCAGTGGTGACGGCGATTGAGCGGGCTCGTGGTTAG
- a CDS encoding rhomboid family intramembrane serine protease, which translates to MDSNWTNGRTPNRPVSVQPEILPPLAADATIPGPGEASPRTRGRWAVAPATYVLVGINIAVFLLMAFSGVSTTSPTVLQLLQWGADNGGLVLQYGEWWRLVTATFVHVGVIHLATNMWCLWNLGLLGEPLLGPIGTIAVYLLTGVAGNLLSIAVNPDLPLGPQSHSVVGAGASGAVFGIAGVLIVLLKSKLLPIPEYELKRLRKSVIYFAALNFIIGASTLLVPSLIRIDNMAHLGGFLSGLALGVPLVPRIGSRRVEFTRRQWLSFGGGVFLLALIAYGIYSFHR; encoded by the coding sequence ATGGATTCCAATTGGACGAATGGCCGCACCCCGAACCGTCCGGTGAGTGTACAACCCGAGATTTTACCTCCGCTGGCTGCAGACGCAACCATTCCAGGTCCGGGTGAAGCATCGCCAAGAACTCGCGGACGTTGGGCGGTGGCGCCGGCTACTTATGTTCTGGTGGGGATCAATATTGCGGTTTTCCTGCTGATGGCCTTCAGCGGCGTCTCGACCACCAGCCCTACGGTCTTGCAGCTACTACAGTGGGGCGCCGACAATGGCGGCCTGGTGCTGCAATACGGGGAATGGTGGCGCCTGGTGACGGCGACTTTCGTTCATGTGGGCGTCATCCACCTGGCGACCAATATGTGGTGCCTCTGGAATCTTGGTCTGCTGGGCGAGCCGCTACTGGGACCGATTGGGACGATCGCTGTCTACCTGCTCACCGGCGTCGCGGGTAACCTGCTTAGCATCGCCGTCAATCCCGATCTGCCACTCGGCCCTCAATCTCATTCGGTGGTGGGCGCGGGGGCATCGGGCGCGGTCTTCGGGATTGCCGGGGTATTGATTGTGCTGTTGAAGTCCAAGCTCCTGCCGATTCCGGAATACGAACTGAAGCGTCTCCGGAAGAGCGTTATTTATTTCGCGGCGCTGAATTTCATCATCGGCGCTTCCACGCTGCTGGTGCCGTCTTTGATTCGGATCGACAATATGGCGCACCTCGGCGGCTTTCTCAGCGGCCTGGCGCTGGGCGTTCCGTTAGTGCCGAGGATCGGTTCGCGCCGGGTGGAGTTTACCCGCCGGCAGTGGCTTTCCTTTGGCGGCGGAGTCTTCCTGCTGGCCTTGATCGCTTATGGAATCTATAGCTTCCACCGGTAG